From the genome of Turicibacter faecis, one region includes:
- a CDS encoding YeiH family protein: MKKNKSKFIQNIIDIIPGFLVSLIVALISMFIATFIPKLGAASIAIFLGMFVGNVFLNQKVFQKGYKFSETDLLSYSIVLLGATLSISTISEIGFSGVLFIVLQMAITVIGALFIGKKLGFSDNFRYMMASGNAVCGSSAIAATAPVIGANDKEKGISITIVNVTGIVLMFLLPLISQILYNNETTQTSAMIGGILQSVGQVVASGAMVNEHVKDLSTIFKIVRIIFLVVVVFGLGHLKHKSNKEILEEEVEEIEKGKIKIPWYVIGFFITCALFSAHIISDDISVMCKEISNKFEIIALAAIGLRVNVKDLIKQGKAVSLYGLFIGLIQILTAILLIAVLL, encoded by the coding sequence ATGAAAAAAAACAAATCAAAATTTATCCAAAATATAATTGACATTATTCCCGGATTTTTAGTTTCCCTCATCGTTGCGCTCATTAGTATGTTTATTGCTACATTCATTCCAAAGTTAGGAGCCGCATCAATCGCTATCTTCCTCGGAATGTTTGTGGGAAATGTATTCCTGAATCAAAAAGTATTTCAAAAGGGATATAAGTTTTCTGAAACAGATTTACTCTCTTATTCAATCGTATTATTAGGAGCAACCTTAAGTATTTCTACCATTTCTGAAATTGGATTTTCAGGTGTTCTATTTATCGTTCTTCAAATGGCGATTACTGTTATAGGTGCTTTATTTATTGGAAAAAAACTAGGGTTTTCAGATAATTTTAGATATATGATGGCCAGTGGAAACGCCGTATGCGGTTCATCAGCCATTGCAGCAACAGCTCCTGTCATCGGAGCCAATGATAAAGAAAAAGGAATTTCCATTACAATTGTCAATGTAACTGGGATTGTTCTTATGTTCTTACTTCCTTTAATTTCCCAAATTTTATATAATAACGAAACAACTCAAACATCTGCAATGATTGGAGGAATCTTACAATCTGTAGGTCAAGTCGTTGCAAGTGGAGCAATGGTCAATGAGCACGTTAAAGATTTATCTACAATTTTCAAAATTGTTCGTATCATCTTTTTAGTCGTTGTCGTATTTGGACTTGGACATTTAAAACATAAGTCAAATAAAGAGATTCTCGAAGAAGAAGTCGAAGAAATTGAAAAAGGGAAAATAAAAATTCCTTGGTATGTTATTGGTTTCTTCATTACATGTGCTTTATTCTCTGCTCACATTATTAGCGATGATATCTCAGTTATGTGTAAGGAAATAAGTAATAAATTTGAAATTATCGCTTTAGCAGCAATTGGTCTTCGTGTTAATGTAAAAGATTTAATTAAACAAGGAAAAGCCGTCTCATTATATGGTTTATTTATCGGATTAATCCAAATATTAACTGCCATCCTTTTAATTGCCGTCTTATTATAA
- a CDS encoding conjugated bile salt MFS transporter, whose amino-acid sequence MRKKTFFYGWIIVLACLLIQAVPYSLVANILPTFTNFVISGEGFTYTEFAFLFTLGTFVSALCSPFIGKLYSRPNPNIKRLYTVGCLLVGIGFAAMSLAGKNIIVYYALSILLQIGVSIVSAIGVPMLINSWFVENKGTAMGIAFCGGGLGNMILQQLASKWLSNPSIGYKGAFLRFGFMALIISLPIALFVMRLPRSKKELQHTPLIHPKKQLIHDANWGYSFSDVQKIKSFWVFALSFTFIGLYVGGMSIEFIPYLQTLEKTGAFTLGSALVASLFGFFSIFGNLSGGYLFDKLGIKKSLILAGILVVTCGLSLIFVPTFNFLGIIFSICLGISMFSYIIGPSYMTGALFGNREFGTILSVVQIFFAIGFGLGSTLFGIVVDKHGFPVAWISTIIYAIIAYSGLLYSTTAIIKLNKEANVIETKKIS is encoded by the coding sequence ATGAGAAAAAAAACATTTTTCTATGGCTGGATTATCGTTTTAGCGTGTCTTTTAATCCAAGCCGTTCCTTATTCCCTCGTAGCTAATATTTTACCTACGTTTACGAATTTCGTTATCTCTGGAGAAGGGTTTACTTATACCGAATTTGCGTTTTTATTTACACTCGGAACTTTCGTCTCAGCACTCTGCTCCCCCTTTATCGGTAAACTCTACTCACGCCCTAATCCTAATATTAAACGACTTTATACAGTAGGTTGCCTTCTTGTTGGGATTGGATTTGCTGCTATGTCCCTAGCTGGAAAAAATATTATTGTCTACTACGCACTCTCTATCCTCCTTCAAATTGGGGTTTCCATCGTCTCCGCCATTGGGGTCCCAATGCTAATTAATAGTTGGTTCGTCGAAAATAAAGGAACCGCCATGGGAATTGCATTTTGCGGGGGAGGACTTGGAAACATGATTCTCCAGCAGTTAGCAAGTAAATGGCTTTCTAATCCAAGCATCGGTTATAAGGGCGCCTTCCTACGATTTGGGTTCATGGCACTCATCATTTCGTTGCCAATCGCCCTATTTGTTATGCGGCTCCCTCGCTCTAAGAAGGAACTGCAACACACGCCACTTATTCATCCTAAAAAACAGCTCATACACGACGCTAACTGGGGATACTCCTTCAGTGACGTTCAAAAAATAAAATCATTTTGGGTATTCGCTCTTTCCTTTACCTTTATCGGCCTATACGTTGGAGGGATGTCCATTGAATTTATTCCTTACCTTCAAACATTAGAAAAAACAGGTGCCTTCACGCTAGGATCAGCCCTAGTTGCCTCGTTATTTGGATTTTTCTCCATCTTCGGTAATTTATCTGGAGGTTACCTATTTGATAAACTAGGGATTAAAAAATCGCTAATACTGGCAGGAATCCTTGTTGTCACGTGTGGCCTTTCATTAATTTTTGTTCCAACCTTTAATTTTCTTGGAATTATATTTTCCATTTGTTTAGGAATTTCTATGTTTTCATATATCATCGGCCCATCCTATATGACAGGTGCTTTATTCGGTAACCGAGAGTTTGGTACCATCCTGAGCGTGGTTCAAATATTTTTCGCGATTGGATTTGGTCTAGGATCTACCCTTTTCGGAATAGTTGTCGATAAACATGGATTCCCAGTCGCTTGGATTTCAACGATTATTTATGCTATTATCGCCTACAGCGGATTACTCTATTCCACTACGGCTATCATAAAATTAAATAAAGAGGCAAATGTCATCGAAACAAAAAAAATATCATAA
- the tpiA gene encoding triose-phosphate isomerase: MRKPIIAGNWKMNKTRDESLQFIYAVKDRVASADTVESVICAPFPYLRCLVKRQGASLRIGAQNMHFESEGAYTGEIAPQMLSSIGVSYVVLGHSERREMFNETDEAINKKVHVSFSNGLIPIICVGESLEDREAGQTNQIVEAQTVKALEGLTKEQAKQVVIAYEPIWAIGTGRTATAEQANETIGYIRSVIERLFGSEVSEAVRIQYGGSVNPNNIKELMAQEHIDGALVGGASLDPQSFLALVNYQ, encoded by the coding sequence ATGAGAAAACCAATTATTGCAGGAAACTGGAAAATGAATAAAACACGAGATGAATCGTTGCAATTTATTTACGCGGTCAAAGATCGTGTAGCTTCAGCAGATACAGTAGAATCTGTGATTTGTGCACCATTTCCATATTTAAGATGTTTAGTTAAGCGTCAGGGCGCTTCTTTACGTATTGGGGCACAAAATATGCATTTCGAATCAGAAGGTGCTTATACGGGTGAAATCGCGCCACAGATGTTAAGTTCAATTGGTGTTTCTTATGTTGTATTGGGACATAGTGAGCGACGTGAAATGTTTAATGAAACAGATGAGGCAATTAATAAAAAAGTACATGTTTCTTTTTCAAATGGTTTAATTCCAATTATTTGTGTAGGGGAATCATTAGAAGATCGTGAAGCAGGGCAAACAAATCAAATTGTAGAGGCACAAACGGTTAAAGCATTAGAAGGTTTAACAAAAGAGCAAGCTAAACAAGTTGTTATTGCTTATGAACCTATTTGGGCGATTGGAACGGGGCGTACAGCAACGGCAGAACAGGCTAATGAAACGATTGGTTATATCCGTTCAGTGATTGAACGTTTATTTGGATCAGAAGTTTCTGAAGCGGTTCGTATCCAATATGGTGGTTCTGTTAACCCTAACAATATTAAAGAGTTAATGGCACAAGAACATATTGATGGAGCGCTCGTTGGTGGTGCCTCATTAGATCCACAATCATTTTTAGCTTTAGTTAATTATCAATAA
- a CDS encoding MraY family glycosyltransferase, which yields MIYLLAISLCFLIACFITPYVMKLAYFTDAVDQPNKRKVHSRVMPRMGGLAIYIAFLVGYMIFRVKGYAIDQDEIAFIDAYFIASFLIVVTGMLDDMFELPAKPKALAQLVAALIMVFYGNFMIDKIYLPFLPVIDLGWFGGIITVIWIVGITNSINLIDGLDGLSSGISAISFGTMAILAGYQGELFVAMMACLLFGSTLGFLVHNFHPAKIFMGDTGSLFLGFSVSVLSLLGYKNAAFVSFIIPIIMLSVPIFDTIWAIIRRILNGQSPFEPDRGHVHHQLLDRNLGHVKSVLVLYGIAALFSFTAILYTMVSKFYGLVLLVISMVLIELIFNTTGLFRLKKTKEKQVPVKEQKEDVSVGEASEK from the coding sequence ATGATTTACTTATTAGCAATTAGTTTATGCTTTCTTATCGCATGCTTTATTACACCGTATGTGATGAAGTTAGCGTATTTTACAGATGCTGTGGACCAACCTAATAAACGGAAGGTTCATAGTCGGGTGATGCCACGAATGGGTGGTCTTGCCATTTATATCGCCTTTTTAGTAGGCTATATGATCTTTAGGGTAAAAGGGTACGCCATCGATCAAGATGAGATTGCCTTTATAGATGCCTATTTTATCGCTTCCTTTTTAATTGTTGTGACGGGAATGTTAGACGATATGTTCGAATTACCAGCTAAACCAAAGGCGTTGGCTCAATTAGTAGCAGCGTTAATCATGGTTTTTTACGGGAATTTTATGATTGATAAAATTTATTTACCGTTTTTACCTGTGATTGATTTAGGCTGGTTCGGGGGAATTATTACTGTTATTTGGATTGTCGGGATTACGAATTCAATTAATTTAATTGACGGGTTAGACGGACTGTCTTCGGGGATATCAGCGATTTCATTTGGAACAATGGCGATTCTTGCTGGATATCAGGGGGAATTATTTGTTGCGATGATGGCCTGCTTACTATTCGGATCGACGCTGGGATTTTTAGTTCATAACTTTCATCCAGCAAAAATCTTTATGGGAGATACCGGATCGTTATTTTTAGGATTTTCGGTTTCGGTTTTATCGCTATTAGGTTACAAAAATGCAGCCTTTGTGTCGTTTATTATCCCAATTATTATGCTATCGGTTCCAATCTTCGATACGATTTGGGCTATTATTCGTCGTATACTAAATGGGCAGTCTCCTTTTGAACCCGATCGTGGTCACGTCCATCACCAATTACTAGATCGAAATCTTGGGCATGTGAAAAGTGTACTCGTTTTATATGGAATTGCTGCTTTGTTTTCATTTACAGCGATTTTATATACCATGGTGTCTAAGTTTTACGGACTAGTTCTATTGGTTATCTCGATGGTTTTAATCGAGTTAATCTTTAATACGACGGGGCTCTTTAGGTTGAAAAAAACAAAGGAGAAACAAGTTCCGGTTAAGGAACAAAAAGAGGATGTTTCAGTAGGGGAAGCGTCTGAGAAGTAA